One Pseudorhodoplanes sinuspersici DNA segment encodes these proteins:
- a CDS encoding LysR family transcriptional regulator, translating into MDHKLMQSFVTVAEELHFGRAAARLHISQPPLTKQIQQLEQAIGVRLLERTKRKVELTAAGRVFLDEARAVLHQTGQAVALARKADRGETGHLSVGFIDAAIYSVVPSIVQRFTERYPEVELSLTDLRIPDQVKAVAERQLDVGFIHPPISHKSLRVESILVEPLIVAVPETHRLARETEITLSDLSSEPLIQFPRSINPSLYDEIAGLCRSSGFSPRIVREATPKQTIIGLVSVGLGVSLLPACLENLRRAGVVYRPIRGRTLSIDTSIIYRREEPSPVLKAFLDIVRETTQTEVNQTVSPAQGSVPAFEVSRNAAE; encoded by the coding sequence ATGGACCACAAGCTGATGCAGTCGTTCGTGACCGTCGCGGAAGAGCTGCATTTCGGGCGCGCCGCAGCGCGCCTGCACATATCCCAACCGCCGCTCACCAAGCAGATCCAGCAGCTGGAACAGGCGATCGGCGTGCGCCTGCTGGAGCGTACAAAGCGCAAGGTTGAACTGACTGCAGCGGGGCGCGTGTTTCTTGATGAGGCGCGGGCTGTTCTTCATCAGACGGGCCAGGCCGTCGCGCTTGCGCGCAAAGCCGATCGTGGTGAAACCGGCCATCTGTCGGTCGGCTTCATCGACGCGGCCATCTACAGTGTCGTGCCCTCTATCGTGCAGCGCTTTACCGAACGCTACCCCGAGGTCGAACTGAGCCTGACCGATCTACGCATTCCCGACCAGGTCAAAGCGGTGGCCGAGCGCCAGTTGGATGTCGGCTTCATTCATCCTCCCATCAGCCATAAATCCCTCCGCGTCGAAAGCATATTGGTCGAACCGCTGATCGTGGCCGTTCCGGAGACACATCGCCTCGCCAGGGAGACCGAGATCACGTTGTCCGACCTCTCCTCCGAGCCGCTGATCCAATTCCCACGCAGCATCAATCCTTCGCTTTACGACGAGATTGCCGGCCTGTGCCGGTCCTCCGGCTTCAGTCCAAGGATTGTCAGGGAGGCAACGCCGAAGCAGACGATCATCGGACTTGTATCGGTAGGGCTTGGTGTTTCGCTGCTGCCGGCATGTCTGGAAAACCTCCGCCGCGCGGGCGTCGTTTATCGACCGATCCGGGGACGGACTCTGTCTATCGACACCTCGATCATCTATCGACGAGAGGAGCCGTCACCAGTGCTGAAGGCCTTCCTCGATATCGTGCGCGAAACGACGCAGACAGAAGTGAACCAGACGGTGAGCCCTGCACAGGGCAGCGTGCCGGCTTTCGAAGTGTCGAGGAACGCCGCCGAGTGA
- a CDS encoding mechanosensitive ion channel domain-containing protein gives MSSEQRKDLQALIDTLNNDQARGELIARLRTLVEPQNNATPQSTDRKDWLSGVAESLGAFSTSVILVLAGEMEHLPDQIQTILQNLSDPAVINRIGWMLATIAAILVAALLAEWLTKRLLAPFRRAVEARSISNRLVDRGVLLGIGTVLDVLPIVAFAAVAFGILALVETSFLIRLAVLAVINAIVLSRAIIAIGRMVLVPDIPGLRLFPMKDESAAYSFVWLKRFTYTAVYGYFLLHAAWLLALPYAAYVFLSHLLALLIAGMSIVFILQIRGAVAGKLRGPEVPAVGFARLRNQAADFWHILVIAYVVAVYFVWALNLPGGFAFLARASFLSVLAVILARVVMLGAMRLFDTIFTLNDETRRRYPLLEARANRYLPGLRKVLRGAVIAVCALVLLQIWGGEPFQWFASPNGQHTLGRLISIAIVGVAALVAWEVGTIFAERLALRNPGSSRLSTLLPFLQNAFRVVLLTIAVLIVLSEIGVNIAPLLAGAGVVGLAVGFGAQTLVKDIITGIFILTENTISVGDVIEVGSHSGLVEKISIRTVHLRDFDGNLHSIPFGEVQTVKNMSKLFAYAVVDVTVSYRENIDEALAVMAEVGNDMVKDGPLASTIIAPFEVIGVEGLQDSAVWLRGRFKTRPLGQWNVKREFYRRIKAAFDARGIEIPFPHRTIYLGTDKKGSAPPLHVVNQNTATGQRRDAETKAAKTARAAKAAGPVVEEHPGAREHSEANEDELT, from the coding sequence ATGTCGAGCGAGCAGCGTAAGGACCTGCAGGCGCTGATCGACACGCTTAACAATGACCAGGCCCGCGGCGAATTGATCGCTCGGCTGCGGACGCTCGTAGAACCGCAGAACAATGCGACGCCGCAGTCCACGGACCGAAAGGACTGGCTATCGGGCGTGGCTGAGTCGCTCGGCGCCTTCTCGACGTCTGTTATCCTCGTGTTGGCTGGCGAGATGGAGCATCTGCCCGATCAGATCCAAACCATCCTGCAAAATCTGTCCGATCCGGCCGTGATCAATCGCATTGGCTGGATGCTCGCCACGATCGCTGCGATCTTGGTGGCAGCTCTGCTTGCTGAATGGCTGACCAAGCGGCTTTTGGCGCCATTCCGTAGGGCCGTGGAGGCTCGCTCCATCAGCAACCGCCTCGTCGACCGTGGCGTCCTTCTCGGCATCGGTACGGTCCTCGACGTGCTGCCGATCGTCGCGTTCGCCGCGGTCGCCTTCGGCATTCTGGCACTGGTTGAGACAAGCTTTCTCATCCGGCTCGCAGTGCTCGCGGTGATCAACGCTATTGTCCTGTCGCGTGCGATCATTGCTATCGGGCGCATGGTGCTTGTTCCCGACATACCCGGCCTTCGCCTCTTCCCGATGAAAGATGAAAGCGCCGCCTATAGTTTCGTTTGGCTCAAGCGCTTCACCTATACCGCAGTCTACGGTTATTTCCTGTTACACGCCGCTTGGCTCCTCGCTCTGCCCTATGCGGCCTACGTTTTCCTGAGTCATCTCCTTGCATTGCTTATCGCCGGAATGAGCATTGTGTTCATTCTTCAGATTCGCGGTGCCGTCGCCGGTAAACTTCGCGGGCCGGAAGTGCCGGCAGTCGGCTTCGCGCGACTCCGCAACCAGGCTGCGGACTTCTGGCACATCCTGGTCATTGCCTACGTGGTGGCAGTCTATTTCGTCTGGGCACTGAACTTGCCGGGCGGATTCGCCTTTCTCGCGCGTGCCTCGTTCTTGTCGGTGCTCGCTGTCATTCTGGCGCGAGTGGTGATGCTCGGCGCGATGCGGCTGTTCGATACGATCTTCACACTGAACGACGAGACGCGCAGAAGATACCCGTTGCTCGAGGCACGCGCGAACCGCTACCTGCCCGGGCTCCGGAAGGTCCTACGGGGTGCGGTCATCGCCGTCTGCGCTCTGGTGCTTTTGCAAATTTGGGGTGGAGAACCATTCCAATGGTTCGCATCGCCGAACGGCCAGCACACACTCGGGCGCTTGATCTCCATAGCCATCGTGGGCGTAGCCGCGTTGGTCGCCTGGGAAGTGGGAACGATATTCGCTGAACGCCTTGCCCTGCGCAACCCAGGCTCGTCGCGCCTCAGTACGCTGCTGCCCTTCCTGCAGAACGCCTTCCGGGTCGTGCTTCTCACGATCGCGGTCCTGATCGTGCTGTCGGAGATCGGCGTGAACATCGCGCCGCTTCTCGCCGGCGCCGGGGTGGTGGGCCTCGCCGTTGGCTTCGGTGCCCAGACATTGGTCAAGGACATCATCACTGGCATTTTCATCTTGACGGAGAACACCATCTCCGTCGGGGACGTCATAGAGGTGGGGTCGCACAGCGGCCTGGTCGAAAAGATCAGCATCCGTACCGTCCACTTGCGCGATTTCGACGGCAATCTGCATTCCATCCCGTTCGGCGAGGTGCAGACCGTCAAGAATATGTCGAAGCTCTTCGCTTATGCAGTCGTCGACGTGACCGTCTCCTATCGTGAGAACATCGACGAAGCGCTTGCCGTGATGGCCGAGGTCGGCAACGACATGGTGAAGGATGGTCCGCTGGCGAGCACGATCATCGCGCCATTCGAAGTGATCGGCGTTGAAGGTCTCCAGGATTCGGCCGTCTGGCTCCGGGGCCGGTTCAAGACGCGCCCACTCGGTCAATGGAACGTCAAGCGCGAGTTCTACCGGCGCATCAAGGCTGCCTTCGACGCACGCGGCATCGAGATTCCATTCCCCCACCGCACGATCTATCTCGGCACAGACAAAAAGGGCTCGGCGCCGCCGCTTCATGTCGTGAACCAAAACACGGCAACCGGCCAGCGGCGCGACGCCGAGACCAAGGCTGCCAAGACGGCACGCGCGGCCAAAGCGGCCGGCCCTGTCGTCGAGGAACATCCAGGGGCTCGCGAACATAGCGAGGCCAATGAAGACGAACTCACGTAA
- a CDS encoding methyltransferase family protein has translation MAVEPDSAGVRFPPPFIYLGALLLGLAAERFVPLRSFGIDWRLLVATGALLFVAGAAMMLAAAGLFRRLGTNVPPSQPTTLIATTGPYRWTRNPMYLGMALIYAGLAIGFDGPIAFALLPLVLIAIQTQVIAREERYLEAKFGDDYRRYKAEVRRWL, from the coding sequence ATGGCCGTCGAACCGGACAGCGCGGGTGTGCGCTTCCCTCCGCCCTTCATCTATCTGGGAGCGCTGCTGTTGGGGCTGGCGGCGGAGCGGTTTGTCCCCCTGCGCTCTTTCGGCATCGACTGGCGGTTGCTGGTCGCGACGGGCGCGCTGCTGTTCGTTGCCGGCGCGGCGATGATGCTTGCGGCGGCGGGGCTGTTCCGGCGGCTGGGCACCAACGTTCCGCCGTCGCAGCCAACGACTCTCATCGCAACGACCGGTCCTTATCGGTGGACCCGCAATCCCATGTATCTCGGCATGGCGCTTATCTATGCCGGCCTTGCGATCGGCTTCGACGGGCCGATCGCCTTCGCCTTGCTCCCGTTGGTGCTGATCGCGATCCAGACGCAGGTGATCGCCCGCGAGGAGCGCTATCTCGAAGCGAAGTTCGGCGACGACTACCGCCGCTACAAGGCCGAGGTTCGCCGCTGGCTCTGA
- a CDS encoding NAD(P)/FAD-dependent oxidoreductase: MDDVIIIGGSFAGLAAALQLGRARRKVTVLDTGLPRNRFAGRSHGVLGHDDKPPLDILAEARQQLARYPAIRLVNARADSISGGIDDFSVLTGDGETLNARRVILSYGVVDQMPDVPGYAENWGTSVIPCPYCDGFEVADQHWGLVWSGPQSMNQVRLFHDWTDRLTVFADGHDIPPHIRADLAGRRVPLVDGRITGIARHGSHGATIKIDTGPDVAVDILFAHPRTKPSASLHDTLGLATVDTPTGIALKTDERRQTSMPGIYAAGDLANPGIPAVTTATWQGAMAGIFAQQSMLV; the protein is encoded by the coding sequence ATGGATGACGTCATCATCATCGGCGGCAGCTTTGCCGGTCTCGCCGCCGCGCTGCAGCTTGGCCGCGCGCGCCGCAAGGTCACCGTTCTCGATACCGGCCTGCCGCGCAATCGCTTCGCTGGCCGCTCGCACGGTGTGCTCGGCCACGATGACAAGCCACCGCTGGACATCCTGGCAGAGGCGCGGCAGCAGCTGGCGCGTTATCCCGCGATCAGGCTGGTCAATGCCCGGGCCGACAGCATCTCCGGCGGCATCGACGATTTCTCCGTTCTCACTGGCGACGGCGAAACCCTAAATGCGCGTCGCGTGATCCTGAGCTATGGCGTCGTCGACCAGATGCCTGATGTTCCGGGCTATGCTGAAAACTGGGGCACATCCGTCATCCCGTGCCCCTATTGCGACGGCTTTGAAGTGGCCGATCAGCATTGGGGTCTTGTCTGGTCGGGTCCGCAGTCGATGAATCAGGTCAGGCTGTTTCACGATTGGACCGACAGGCTGACGGTCTTCGCCGATGGTCACGACATTCCGCCCCATATCCGGGCCGATCTGGCGGGCCGCCGGGTACCTCTCGTTGATGGCCGGATCACCGGGATCGCCCGTCACGGGAGCCATGGTGCCACCATCAAGATCGATACCGGCCCCGATGTCGCAGTTGATATCCTGTTCGCGCATCCGCGTACCAAGCCGTCCGCAAGCTTGCATGACACACTGGGCCTCGCCACGGTCGATACGCCAACCGGCATCGCCCTCAAGACCGACGAGCGCCGCCAAACCAGCATGCCCGGCATCTACGCCGCCGGCGACCTCGCCAACCCCGGAATCCCCGCGGTCACCACGGCAACATGGCAAGGCGCGATGGCGGGTATCTTTGCTCAGCAATCGATGCTGGTTTGA
- a CDS encoding TetR/AcrR family transcriptional regulator produces MTENSRGRRGRPANQALGQTIIDAACELFVELGFQATTLDKVAERAKISKLSIYRHFENKEALFSAAIAAGCHQFTQTFFEGVDGSAEDQLMAVGSSLLRTLMRPEVSNVEAMIMADKTNQKSLSKLHYEARPAHVIAQLEALLRQLHAKALLNVPDPLRSARLFAALFKGSDLLIIAGFDRARAEDDREIESYCRSAVAMFIAAHGGNDHAGG; encoded by the coding sequence GTGACCGAAAACAGCCGAGGCCGGCGCGGCCGGCCCGCCAACCAGGCGCTTGGCCAAACGATTATCGACGCCGCGTGCGAACTCTTTGTGGAATTGGGTTTTCAAGCGACGACATTGGACAAGGTCGCTGAGCGGGCGAAGATCTCGAAGCTCAGCATCTATCGGCACTTCGAAAACAAGGAGGCGCTGTTCAGCGCGGCTATCGCGGCCGGCTGCCATCAGTTTACGCAGACCTTTTTTGAAGGCGTCGACGGTTCGGCCGAAGATCAGCTCATGGCGGTGGGATCATCCCTGCTTCGCACGCTGATGAGGCCGGAAGTCAGCAATGTCGAAGCCATGATCATGGCCGACAAGACGAATCAAAAGTCGCTAAGCAAGCTCCATTACGAGGCCCGCCCCGCCCATGTCATCGCCCAACTCGAGGCCCTGTTGCGTCAGCTACACGCGAAGGCGCTTCTGAATGTGCCCGATCCTCTCCGGTCCGCCCGCTTGTTTGCCGCGCTTTTCAAAGGATCCGATCTCCTGATTATCGCAGGCTTCGATCGGGCGAGAGCAGAGGACGACAGGGAAATCGAATCCTATTGCCGGTCGGCCGTCGCCATGTTCATCGCCGCGCACGGTGGCAACGACCACGCGGGCGGATAA
- the guaA gene encoding glutamine-hydrolyzing GMP synthase: MAQTPQHDKLLIIDFGSQVTQLIARRVREDGVYSEIVPFQKAEDAFKAMQPKAVILSGGPASVHEQGAPLAPPAIYDAGVPVLGICYGEQAMAQQLGGKVEGGHHREFGRAEVTVTDDTTPLFDGVWEKGKSYPVWMSHGDRVTVPPEGFRTVATSPNAPIAVIADDKRKFYATQFHLEVVHTPQGAALLRNFVRKIAGFTGDWTMRAFKEEAIEKIRAQVGKGRVICGLSGGVDSSVAAVLLHEAIGDQLTCVFVDHGLLRLNEAETVVQLFRDHYNIPLVHVQAEDLFLKELAGVDDPEKKRKIIGKLFIDVFEQEARKIGGADFLAQGTLYPDVIESVSFTGGPSVTIKSHHNVGGLPERMNMKLVEPLRELFKDEVRELGRELGLPEVFVGRHPFPGPGLAIRCPGAVSKPQLDILRQADAIYIDEIRKAGLYDTIWQAFAVILPVKTVGVMGDGRTYEHVLGLRAVTSTDGMTADFYPFDMKFLGHVATRIINEVKGVNRVVYDVTSKPPGTIEWE, encoded by the coding sequence ATGGCGCAGACACCCCAGCACGACAAACTCCTCATCATCGATTTCGGTTCGCAGGTCACGCAGCTCATCGCAAGGCGCGTGCGCGAGGACGGCGTTTATTCCGAAATCGTCCCGTTCCAGAAGGCCGAAGACGCGTTCAAGGCGATGCAGCCGAAGGCGGTGATCCTGTCCGGCGGCCCGGCATCGGTGCACGAGCAGGGTGCGCCGCTGGCCCCGCCCGCGATCTATGACGCCGGCGTGCCGGTGCTCGGCATCTGCTATGGCGAACAGGCGATGGCGCAACAACTCGGCGGCAAGGTCGAGGGTGGCCATCACCGCGAATTCGGCCGCGCCGAAGTGACGGTAACCGACGATACGACGCCGCTGTTCGATGGCGTCTGGGAGAAGGGCAAAAGCTATCCGGTCTGGATGAGCCACGGCGATCGCGTCACCGTGCCGCCGGAGGGCTTCCGGACCGTTGCGACATCGCCGAACGCACCGATCGCGGTGATCGCCGACGACAAGCGGAAATTCTACGCGACGCAATTTCATCTCGAGGTCGTGCATACGCCGCAAGGCGCGGCGCTGCTACGCAACTTCGTGCGCAAGATTGCCGGCTTCACCGGCGACTGGACCATGCGCGCGTTCAAGGAAGAGGCGATCGAAAAGATCCGCGCACAGGTCGGCAAGGGCAGGGTGATCTGCGGTCTGTCCGGCGGTGTCGATTCATCGGTCGCGGCCGTGTTGCTGCATGAAGCGATCGGCGATCAGCTCACCTGCGTCTTCGTCGATCATGGTCTGCTGCGTCTCAACGAAGCCGAGACGGTGGTGCAGCTGTTCCGCGATCACTACAACATTCCGCTCGTGCATGTGCAGGCCGAAGACCTGTTCCTGAAGGAGCTGGCCGGCGTCGACGATCCCGAGAAGAAGCGCAAGATCATCGGCAAGCTGTTCATCGATGTGTTCGAACAGGAAGCCAGGAAGATCGGCGGCGCCGATTTCCTCGCCCAGGGCACGCTCTATCCGGATGTGATCGAAAGCGTGTCGTTCACCGGCGGACCTTCGGTAACGATCAAGTCGCACCACAATGTCGGCGGCTTGCCCGAACGCATGAATATGAAGCTGGTCGAGCCGCTGCGCGAACTCTTCAAGGATGAAGTGCGCGAACTCGGCCGTGAGCTCGGTTTGCCGGAAGTGTTTGTCGGACGCCATCCGTTTCCGGGACCGGGGCTTGCCATTCGCTGCCCCGGTGCGGTCAGCAAGCCGCAGCTTGATATCCTGCGTCAGGCGGATGCGATTTATATCGACGAGATTCGCAAGGCCGGTCTGTATGACACGATCTGGCAAGCGTTCGCGGTGATTCTGCCAGTGAAGACCGTTGGCGTGATGGGGGACGGCCGCACCTACGAGCATGTGCTCGGGCTTCGCGCTGTGACGTCAACCGACGGCATGACGGCTGATTTTTATCCGTTCGATATGAAGTTTTTGGGCCATGTCGCAACGCGCATCATCAACGAGGTGAAGGGCGTCAATCGCGTCGTCTATGATGTGACCTCAAAGCCGCCCGGCACCATTGAGTGGGAGTAA
- a CDS encoding RsmB/NOP family class I SAM-dependent RNA methyltransferase → MTPAARISAAIEVLTDIEARRRPANDALKDWGLAHRFAGSSDRAAIAGLVYDALRRRASSTYVMGEVTPRANMLGMLRLERGLDVEAIAALFSGARFAPEPMSDAERERVAAANLDDAPPHIAGDYPEWFDGSFAAVFGEARVEEGAALAARAPLDLRVNTLKVERDSETAELAEYNPEPTGWSPVGLRIVVAPGSRSPAIQSEPSFIKGGIEIQDEGSQLAALFSGARPGEQVVDLCAGGGGKTLALAAMMENTGQIFATDTDKRRLSPIHARLERAGIRNVQVRTPRGSTEILEDLKGVIDLVLIDAPCSGTGSWRRNPDAKWRMRPGALEIRQKDQTAVLDRAVPLLKPGGRIAYITCSVLDEENGAQIRAFLARHPAFSVEKPDRVAAVLGERGYLFTKAALISGDGLLMTPRRTGTDGFFVSILRQN, encoded by the coding sequence ATGACACCTGCAGCCCGTATTTCCGCCGCCATCGAGGTTCTGACCGACATCGAAGCCCGTCGCAGACCTGCCAACGACGCTCTCAAGGACTGGGGCCTGGCGCACCGGTTTGCCGGATCAAGCGACCGTGCGGCGATTGCAGGCCTCGTCTACGACGCGCTGCGCCGCCGCGCCTCGAGCACCTATGTGATGGGCGAGGTGACGCCGCGGGCCAACATGCTCGGCATGCTGCGGCTGGAACGCGGGCTCGACGTGGAGGCCATTGCAGCCTTGTTCAGCGGCGCACGCTTTGCGCCCGAGCCGATGAGCGATGCCGAGCGCGAGCGCGTCGCCGCGGCCAACCTTGACGACGCACCGCCGCACATCGCCGGTGATTATCCGGAATGGTTCGATGGCAGCTTCGCCGCCGTCTTCGGTGAAGCGCGGGTGGAGGAGGGGGCGGCTCTGGCTGCACGCGCGCCGCTCGACCTTCGAGTCAATACGCTGAAGGTGGAACGCGACAGCGAGACAGCAGAACTCGCAGAGTACAATCCCGAACCGACCGGATGGTCGCCCGTCGGCCTGCGCATCGTCGTGGCGCCGGGGTCCAGGAGTCCGGCCATCCAGTCCGAGCCGTCCTTCATCAAGGGCGGCATCGAAATCCAGGACGAAGGCTCGCAATTGGCGGCCCTGTTTTCCGGAGCCAGGCCCGGCGAGCAGGTCGTCGACCTTTGCGCGGGCGGAGGCGGCAAGACGCTGGCGCTGGCAGCCATGATGGAAAATACCGGCCAGATCTTTGCCACCGATACCGACAAGCGCCGCCTGTCGCCCATCCATGCCCGTCTGGAGCGCGCCGGTATCCGCAACGTTCAGGTCCGCACGCCCCGTGGCTCGACCGAAATTCTTGAGGATTTGAAGGGCGTTATCGACCTCGTCCTGATCGACGCGCCGTGCAGCGGCACGGGCTCCTGGCGGCGCAATCCGGATGCGAAATGGCGCATGCGGCCGGGCGCGCTGGAGATACGGCAGAAGGATCAGACGGCGGTGCTCGACCGCGCCGTGCCGTTGCTGAAGCCCGGCGGCCGCATCGCCTATATCACCTGCTCGGTGCTCGATGAGGAGAATGGCGCGCAAATCCGCGCCTTTCTGGCCCGTCATCCTGCATTTTCCGTGGAAAAGCCGGACCGGGTCGCGGCGGTGCTTGGGGAGCGCGGCTATCTATTCACCAAGGCAGCTCTTATCTCCGGGGACGGGTTGCTGATGACCCCGCGCCGCACCGGCACCGACGGATTTTTCGTCAGCATCCTGCGGCAAAACTAG
- a CDS encoding MAPEG family protein, whose translation MSVQMVLLPLFVLVILTFAIGIVMAVRRQDAFRSGQTRWQDIAVTHEGWPRQCMQASHAFSNQFELPVLFYVLTILALITKQADLIFVILAWIFVIMRVLQAGVHLTSNHVPTRGAFYAVGAVVLIIMWGVYIVRILTLPWP comes from the coding sequence ATGTCGGTGCAAATGGTGCTGCTGCCGCTCTTCGTGCTGGTGATCCTGACATTCGCCATCGGCATCGTGATGGCTGTGCGACGGCAAGATGCGTTCCGCTCCGGTCAGACACGCTGGCAGGATATCGCCGTTACGCATGAAGGCTGGCCAAGACAATGCATGCAGGCGAGCCACGCCTTTTCCAACCAGTTTGAATTGCCGGTCCTGTTCTACGTCCTGACGATCCTGGCGCTGATCACCAAACAGGCCGATTTGATCTTCGTAATCCTCGCTTGGATTTTCGTGATCATGCGCGTGCTTCAGGCCGGCGTGCATCTCACCAGCAATCATGTGCCGACGCGCGGTGCATTCTATGCAGTCGGTGCCGTGGTTCTCATAATCATGTGGGGCGTCTACATCGTCCGTATTCTGACGCTGCCCTGGCCGTAG
- a CDS encoding NADP-dependent oxidoreductase, with protein sequence MTETARRFVLASRPVGEPKTTDLQLEEFAVPQPGTGEVLLRTLFLSLDPYMRGRMSDAKSYAAPVPIGGVMEGGTVSEVIASNNPKFAVGDIVLGRTGWQTHSLSDGASLRKVDPSLVPISTALGVLGMPGMTAYAGLLEVGKPKAGETLVVAAASGAVGAMVGQIARIKGLRVVGIAGGADKCRYVKNELGFDDCIDHRAPDLPGRLATACPNGIDIYFENVAGPVLDAVLPLLNTFARIPICGTIAHYNDTAPPAGPDKLPSVWRMILSKRLTVRGLLVTDFATMHDDFQRDVSGWLKDGRIKYREDIVAGFENAPRALIGLLRGENFGKLLVRVAERST encoded by the coding sequence ATGACGGAAACAGCCCGCCGCTTTGTGCTCGCCTCACGGCCTGTCGGCGAGCCGAAAACCACCGATCTGCAGCTTGAGGAGTTCGCCGTGCCGCAGCCCGGCACCGGCGAGGTGTTGCTGCGGACGCTGTTCCTGTCGCTCGATCCCTATATGCGCGGGCGCATGAGCGATGCGAAGTCCTATGCCGCGCCGGTGCCGATTGGCGGCGTGATGGAAGGCGGTACGGTCAGCGAAGTCATCGCCTCGAACAATCCGAAATTTGCCGTGGGCGATATCGTGCTCGGCCGGACCGGCTGGCAGACGCATTCGCTCTCCGATGGCGCAAGCCTGCGCAAGGTCGATCCATCGCTCGTTCCGATCTCCACCGCGCTCGGCGTGCTCGGCATGCCGGGCATGACCGCTTATGCAGGCCTGCTTGAAGTCGGGAAACCAAAAGCGGGTGAAACGCTTGTCGTTGCGGCGGCCTCGGGCGCAGTCGGCGCGATGGTGGGGCAGATTGCCAGGATCAAGGGGCTGCGCGTCGTCGGCATTGCCGGTGGCGCCGACAAGTGCCGCTATGTGAAGAATGAACTCGGCTTTGACGATTGCATCGATCACCGAGCGCCCGATCTGCCGGGCCGTCTCGCGACCGCCTGCCCGAACGGCATCGATATCTATTTCGAGAATGTCGCAGGTCCCGTTCTCGATGCGGTGCTGCCGCTGCTCAACACTTTCGCCCGGATTCCGATTTGCGGGACCATCGCCCATTACAACGATACGGCGCCGCCGGCCGGTCCCGACAAGCTGCCATCGGTGTGGCGCATGATCCTGTCCAAGCGGCTCACCGTGCGCGGATTGCTGGTGACGGATTTCGCCACGATGCATGACGATTTCCAGCGCGACGTGTCGGGCTGGCTGAAAGACGGTCGCATCAAGTACCGCGAAGACATCGTCGCCGGCTTCGAGAATGCACCGCGCGCGCTGATCGGCCTCCTGCGCGGCGAGAATTTCGGAAAGCTGCTCGTGCGTGTTGCCGAACGCTCAACCTGA